In the genome of Kitasatospora cathayae, one region contains:
- a CDS encoding MBL fold metallo-hydrolase: protein MSGLLPGDPAAVVGGEATPRALCVLAPNPSPMTLDGTNTWLLSEPGSDLAVVIDPGPLHEGHLRRVVDLAEERGKRIALTLLTHGHADHSEGAARFAELTGTEVRALDPAHRLGSEGLVGGQRLDVGGLDLRVVATPGHTSDSLTFHLPDDGAVLTGDTVLGRGTTMVAHPDGRLGDYLDSLRRLHTMASAHGVRTVLPGHGPVLADALGAVDYYLAHRATRLAQVETAVEAGCRTAADVVARVYADVDRALWPAAELSVRAQLEYLEEHGLIPDQD from the coding sequence ATGAGTGGACTCCTGCCTGGTGACCCCGCCGCCGTGGTCGGCGGCGAGGCCACCCCACGGGCGCTGTGCGTGCTGGCGCCGAACCCGTCGCCGATGACGCTGGACGGCACCAACACCTGGCTGCTCTCCGAGCCGGGCTCGGACCTCGCGGTGGTGATCGACCCGGGCCCGCTGCACGAGGGCCACCTGCGCCGGGTGGTCGACCTCGCCGAGGAGCGCGGCAAGCGGATCGCGCTCACCCTGCTGACCCACGGCCACGCCGACCACTCCGAGGGCGCGGCCCGCTTCGCGGAGCTGACCGGCACCGAGGTGCGGGCCCTGGACCCGGCGCACCGGCTGGGCTCCGAGGGCCTGGTCGGCGGCCAGCGCCTGGACGTCGGCGGCCTCGACCTGCGGGTGGTCGCCACTCCCGGCCACACCTCGGACTCGCTGACCTTCCACCTGCCGGACGACGGCGCGGTCCTCACCGGGGACACCGTGCTCGGCCGCGGCACCACGATGGTCGCCCACCCCGACGGCCGGCTCGGCGACTACCTGGACTCGCTGCGCCGCCTCCACACGATGGCCTCCGCGCACGGCGTCCGTACGGTGCTGCCCGGCCACGGCCCGGTGCTCGCGGACGCGCTCGGCGCCGTCGACTACTACCTGGCCCACCGGGCCACCCGGCTCGCCCAGGTGGAGACCGCGGTCGAGGCGGGCTGCCGGACGGCCGCCGACGTGGTCGCCAGGGTCTACGCCGACGTGGACCGGGCGCTCTGGCCGGCCGCCGAGCTGTCGGTGCGCGCCCAGCTGGAGTACCTGGAGGAGCACGGGCTGATCCCGGACCAGGACTGA